Proteins from a single region of Streptomyces glaucescens:
- a CDS encoding helix-turn-helix transcriptional regulator: MEHLAQGAVITIRERFYEPLSLDDLARSVMVSKFYFLRVFRRITGVTPGRFLSAVRLHEAKRLLADTRLNVADISAQVCYSSTGTFSRRFTASVGISPTQYRRIARGECGEHPAVLPPAAPAGPLGSVSGTAHVTGTPLSPLCIGAFDSPVVQGRPVAWSMLDGAGPFALNNVPPGLWYLHAVALGAHTADDFTSGRPLLVGTVGPVQITGGTHVRLDMAVQPEDWTRPPVLLALPGHDPLPRRPSPRPLPRRAAFPAPALGCRHALATA; the protein is encoded by the coding sequence ATGGAACACCTCGCGCAGGGCGCGGTCATCACCATCCGTGAACGGTTTTACGAACCTCTCAGTCTGGACGACCTGGCCCGCTCCGTGATGGTGAGCAAGTTCTACTTCCTTCGGGTATTCCGCCGTATCACCGGTGTGACCCCGGGCCGTTTTCTCAGCGCGGTCCGGCTGCACGAGGCGAAGCGTCTGCTGGCCGACACCCGGCTCAACGTCGCCGACATCTCGGCGCAGGTCTGCTACAGCAGCACCGGCACGTTCTCCCGCCGGTTCACCGCGTCCGTCGGCATCTCCCCCACCCAGTACCGCAGGATCGCCCGCGGGGAGTGCGGCGAGCACCCGGCGGTCCTCCCGCCGGCCGCGCCGGCCGGGCCGCTGGGTTCCGTGTCCGGCACCGCGCACGTCACGGGCACACCGCTCTCCCCGCTGTGCATCGGCGCCTTCGACAGCCCCGTCGTGCAGGGGCGGCCGGTGGCCTGGTCCATGCTCGACGGCGCCGGGCCCTTCGCGCTGAACAACGTGCCGCCGGGGCTGTGGTACCTGCACGCCGTCGCCCTGGGCGCCCACACCGCCGACGACTTCACCAGCGGGCGTCCGCTCCTGGTCGGCACGGTGGGTCCGGTACAGATCACCGGCGGCACCCACGTCCGCCTGGACATGGCGGTCCAGCCGGAGGACTGGACCCGTCCGCCGGTGCTCCTCGCCCTGCCCGGCCACGATCCGCTGCCCCGGCGTCCGTCCCCGAGACCCCTCCCCCGGCGGGCCGCCTTTCCGGCTCCGGCCCTCGGCTGCCGGCACGCCCTGGCCACCGCCTGA
- a CDS encoding PadR family transcriptional regulator, with protein sequence MKAETLRGNLEGMLLSVLEPGELHGYAVIEELKRRSGDAINLPTGTVYPALHRLEAAGLVGSEWSRHNGRRRRNYYLTAAGRRALADKRTAWREVSSVISVVLGGEA encoded by the coding sequence ATGAAGGCGGAAACCCTGAGAGGGAACCTGGAAGGGATGCTGCTGTCCGTCCTGGAGCCCGGCGAACTCCACGGTTACGCGGTGATCGAGGAGCTGAAGCGGCGCAGCGGTGACGCGATCAATCTGCCGACGGGCACGGTCTACCCGGCCCTGCACCGGCTGGAGGCCGCCGGCCTCGTCGGCAGCGAGTGGTCCCGCCACAACGGGCGGCGCCGCCGCAACTACTACCTCACCGCCGCGGGCCGCCGCGCGCTGGCCGACAAGCGCACGGCGTGGCGGGAGGTCTCCTCGGTCATCTCCGTCGTCCTGGGAGGCGAGGCCTGA
- a CDS encoding MMPL family transporter: MTRWVLAHRWTVALVWVVLTLAGGAMSGSTIDRLTFESRLPDKPAQEANDALAQRFSQTGGKNAPLLLVVTLPEGTTADSAEVRRQWGDLVSRVTPQGGRSVSYAGTGDDSLLSEDKRTTVALVYPPANPSNAPYEQSLPAIKKTVEQTKIAGAQVELTGQPVLSGRDSGAQRSPIYETLIGAVGALVVLALVFASGLAIVPLLMAAAAIPTTFLLARGVTGITDVSFIVQYLVALIGLGIAIDYALLVVTRWREERTKPGADGPEPEARKEAIVRSLASAGRAVALSGATVAISLAALVVLPVPFLRSVGYAGLLIPLVSVAVALTLLPVLLYSWGDKLDRPRRRHRPDSRMWTAIARLTTRRPALSALLSGAVLVALAAPVLYLSLGQPATTTLAQGGQPARSFDRIVDAGFGEGIARPVEVLVGADGADAMKERLGGIDGVAGSVAPADWTRDGLRIVDVWTSDDPSSDSGRDTVAELTGTARQTPGTLAGGGPAQDADFIDAVYGELGLIVLFVGLVTFIVLARTLRSVVLPVKALVLNALSTCAAYGAVVLIWQKGYGSELLFDTPAVGAITIWVPMAVFAFLFGLSMDYEVFILHRIRETHLDLSREGVRDTVVPSVVTGISRTGRLVTSAALILFLAFTALASLPITDVKVFATALAAGIIIDATVVRGLLTPALVTLLGRSNWWFPRSLGRLLVTSPAGTAGPRPTPTGQDAAGRGTAPADPAATTREQGRV, encoded by the coding sequence ATGACACGGTGGGTGCTCGCTCACCGGTGGACCGTGGCCCTGGTGTGGGTGGTGCTCACCCTCGCCGGGGGAGCCATGTCGGGCAGCACGATCGACAGACTCACCTTCGAGTCGCGGCTCCCGGACAAGCCGGCCCAGGAAGCGAACGACGCGCTGGCCCAGCGCTTCTCCCAGACGGGCGGCAAGAACGCCCCGCTGCTGCTCGTGGTGACCCTTCCCGAGGGCACGACCGCCGACAGCGCCGAGGTCCGCAGGCAGTGGGGCGACCTGGTGTCCCGGGTGACCCCGCAGGGCGGCCGCAGCGTCTCGTACGCCGGCACCGGCGACGACTCGCTGCTGTCCGAGGACAAGCGCACCACGGTCGCACTCGTCTACCCCCCGGCCAACCCGTCCAACGCGCCGTACGAGCAGTCCCTCCCGGCCATCAAGAAGACCGTCGAGCAGACGAAAATCGCCGGCGCCCAGGTCGAACTGACCGGACAGCCGGTGCTCTCCGGCCGGGACAGCGGCGCCCAGCGCAGCCCGATCTACGAGACGCTGATCGGCGCCGTGGGCGCGCTGGTCGTGCTGGCCCTGGTCTTCGCCAGCGGTCTGGCCATCGTGCCGCTGCTGATGGCCGCCGCCGCGATCCCCACCACGTTCCTGCTGGCCCGCGGGGTCACCGGCATCACCGACGTCTCCTTCATCGTGCAGTACCTGGTGGCCCTCATCGGCCTCGGCATCGCGATCGACTACGCGCTGCTCGTCGTCACCCGCTGGCGCGAGGAGCGCACCAAGCCCGGCGCCGACGGCCCCGAGCCCGAGGCCCGCAAGGAGGCCATCGTGCGCTCCCTGGCCAGCGCCGGCCGGGCCGTCGCGCTGAGCGGCGCCACCGTGGCGATCTCCCTCGCCGCCCTCGTCGTACTGCCCGTGCCCTTCCTGCGCAGCGTCGGCTACGCCGGTCTGCTCATCCCGCTCGTCAGTGTCGCCGTGGCGCTCACCCTGCTGCCCGTGCTGCTCTACTCCTGGGGCGACAAGCTCGACCGGCCGCGCCGCCGGCACCGCCCCGACAGCAGGATGTGGACCGCGATCGCCCGGCTGACCACCCGTCGCCCCGCGCTGTCCGCGCTGCTCAGCGGCGCCGTCCTGGTGGCCCTGGCCGCGCCCGTGCTGTACCTGAGTCTCGGTCAGCCGGCCACCACCACCCTCGCCCAGGGCGGACAGCCCGCCAGGTCCTTCGACCGGATCGTCGACGCCGGATTCGGCGAGGGCATCGCCCGCCCGGTCGAGGTCCTGGTGGGCGCGGACGGCGCGGACGCCATGAAGGAGAGGCTCGGCGGCATCGACGGCGTCGCCGGCTCCGTCGCGCCGGCCGACTGGACGCGCGACGGCCTGCGGATCGTCGACGTGTGGACCAGCGACGACCCGTCGAGCGACAGCGGCCGCGACACGGTCGCCGAACTCACCGGCACCGCGCGTCAGACGCCGGGCACGCTGGCCGGCGGCGGCCCCGCCCAGGACGCCGACTTCATCGACGCGGTCTACGGCGAGCTGGGACTCATCGTGCTCTTCGTCGGACTGGTCACCTTCATCGTGCTGGCCCGCACCCTGCGCTCGGTGGTGCTGCCGGTCAAGGCCCTGGTGCTCAACGCGCTGTCCACCTGCGCCGCCTACGGCGCGGTCGTCCTCATCTGGCAGAAGGGCTACGGCAGCGAACTGCTCTTCGACACCCCGGCCGTCGGTGCCATCACCATCTGGGTCCCCATGGCGGTGTTCGCGTTCCTCTTCGGACTCTCCATGGACTACGAGGTGTTCATCCTGCACCGCATCCGCGAGACCCATCTCGACCTGAGCCGGGAAGGGGTGCGGGACACCGTCGTGCCGTCGGTGGTGACCGGCATCAGCCGCACCGGGCGGCTCGTCACCTCCGCCGCGCTCATCCTGTTCCTGGCCTTCACCGCACTGGCCAGCCTCCCGATCACCGACGTGAAGGTGTTCGCCACCGCGCTGGCGGCGGGCATCATCATCGACGCCACCGTCGTCCGGGGCCTGCTCACCCCGGCCCTGGTCACCCTCCTCGGGCGGTCCAACTGGTGGTTCCCGCGCTCCTTGGGCCGGCTGCTCGTCACATCCCCCGCCGGGACAGCCGGCCCAAGGCCCACGCCGACCGGCCAGGACGCCGCCGGGCGGGGCACCGCGCCGGCGGACCCCGCCGCCACGACCCGGGAACAGGGCCGGGTCTGA
- a CDS encoding NAD(P)/FAD-dependent oxidoreductase, translating into MSTQRPSYDVVILGSGIAGSTLGAVLARSGAKVLLADAATHPRFAVGESMIPQLVAWLQVLAERYDIPEFEALADATTINERVSNTFGRKRHFGFMLHRPGREPDPTEAHQFVIPDALTSASHLFRQDSDAYLFRVAVAHGCETRQQWRVAHAGFDAAGATLTGTDGHRVRARYVVDASGFRSPLAEQFGLREQPPRFRHHSRSLFTHMIGVRPFDDVVRAPEGTRPPVPWHEGTMHHLFERGWFWIIPFDNHELSRNPLCSVGVTLDPRLYPKPEDIGPEEEFARLVARFPAVERQFQGARKVREWVSTGRLQYSSRRTVGPRWCLMSHAAGFLDPLYSRGMSNTFEIINALAPRVLRALADDDFDEERFRYVEELEQGLLDHNDTLVNCSFIAFSHFRLWDAVFRVWGAGNTPGTLRINNALRRFREDRDTTVFDRLEKAPHTGLWWPDSDAFKELLQGTERACLDYESDLIDGDTAADRVLRLVRESEAVSPGFGWKDTGRRFIHPDRRDMAAFLEWAAASPLPELGPLGRESLAALRRAAGPSPATAGHR; encoded by the coding sequence GTGTCCACACAACGGCCGAGTTACGACGTGGTGATCCTCGGATCGGGTATCGCCGGATCCACCCTCGGCGCCGTCCTGGCCCGCAGTGGTGCCAAGGTGCTGCTCGCCGACGCGGCCACCCACCCGCGGTTCGCGGTGGGGGAGTCGATGATCCCCCAGCTCGTCGCCTGGCTCCAGGTGCTCGCCGAGCGGTACGACATCCCGGAGTTCGAGGCGCTGGCCGACGCCACCACCATCAACGAGCGGGTCAGCAACACCTTCGGCCGCAAGCGGCACTTCGGGTTCATGCTGCACCGCCCCGGCCGGGAACCCGACCCCACCGAGGCCCACCAGTTCGTCATCCCCGACGCCCTCACCTCGGCCAGCCACCTCTTCCGGCAGGACAGCGACGCCTACCTGTTCCGGGTCGCCGTCGCCCACGGCTGCGAGACCCGCCAGCAGTGGCGCGTGGCCCATGCCGGGTTCGACGCCGCCGGGGCCACCCTGACCGGCACGGACGGACACCGGGTCCGCGCCCGCTACGTCGTCGACGCGAGCGGATTCCGTTCCCCGCTGGCCGAGCAGTTCGGCCTGCGCGAGCAGCCGCCGCGGTTCCGGCACCACTCACGCTCGCTGTTCACCCACATGATCGGGGTACGGCCCTTCGACGACGTCGTACGGGCCCCCGAGGGCACCCGCCCGCCGGTGCCCTGGCACGAGGGCACCATGCACCACCTCTTCGAGCGGGGCTGGTTCTGGATCATCCCCTTCGACAACCACGAACTCTCCCGCAACCCGCTGTGCAGCGTCGGCGTCACGCTCGACCCGCGGCTGTACCCCAAGCCGGAGGACATCGGCCCCGAGGAGGAGTTCGCCCGGCTCGTCGCGCGGTTCCCCGCCGTGGAGCGCCAGTTCCAGGGCGCGCGCAAGGTCCGCGAGTGGGTGTCGACCGGCAGGCTCCAGTACTCATCGCGGCGCACCGTGGGCCCGCGCTGGTGCCTGATGTCGCACGCCGCCGGCTTCCTGGACCCGCTCTACTCGCGCGGCATGTCCAACACCTTCGAGATCATCAACGCGCTCGCCCCGCGGGTGCTGCGGGCCCTCGCCGACGACGACTTCGACGAGGAGCGCTTCCGCTACGTGGAGGAACTGGAACAGGGGCTGCTCGACCACAACGACACCCTCGTCAACTGCTCCTTCATCGCCTTCTCCCACTTCCGCCTCTGGGACGCGGTCTTCCGGGTCTGGGGCGCCGGGAACACCCCCGGCACCCTGCGCATCAACAACGCCCTGCGCCGGTTCCGCGAGGACCGGGACACCACGGTGTTCGACAGGCTGGAGAAGGCACCGCACACCGGTCTGTGGTGGCCCGACAGCGACGCCTTCAAGGAACTGCTCCAGGGCACCGAACGAGCCTGCCTCGACTACGAGTCGGACCTCATCGACGGTGACACGGCCGCCGACCGGGTGCTGCGGCTCGTACGGGAGAGCGAGGCGGTCTCGCCGGGATTCGGGTGGAAGGACACCGGACGCCGGTTCATCCACCCCGACCGCCGGGACATGGCGGCATTCCTGGAGTGGGCGGCCGCGTCCCCGCTGCCCGAACTCGGCCCGCTCGGCCGGGAGAGCCTGGCCGCGCTGCGCCGGGCGGCCGGCCCCTCCCCGGCCACGGCCGGCCACCGGTGA
- a CDS encoding ester cyclase gives MQDANKALARYWFDEGWTRGNVGVADRVFAPGFLLDGEPVGPEGPRRSVRRRHAAFAGLTVEVGLQIAEGPWVATWFTTRATHVGEFAGIAPTGRTVTSEGVQLWRVEDGLVVEDRNVFDLWKVLSQLGATNRNG, from the coding sequence GTGCAGGACGCCAACAAGGCGCTCGCCCGCTACTGGTTCGACGAGGGCTGGACCCGCGGCAACGTCGGTGTGGCCGACCGCGTCTTCGCCCCCGGTTTCCTGCTGGACGGCGAGCCGGTGGGCCCCGAGGGCCCCCGACGGAGCGTACGGCGGCGGCACGCGGCGTTCGCCGGGCTCACGGTCGAGGTCGGGCTCCAGATCGCCGAAGGACCATGGGTGGCCACCTGGTTCACCACCCGGGCCACCCACGTGGGCGAGTTCGCGGGAATCGCCCCCACCGGGCGCACGGTCACCTCCGAAGGAGTGCAGCTGTGGCGCGTCGAGGACGGCCTGGTCGTGGAGGACCGCAATGTGTTCGACCTCTGGAAGGTCCTGTCCCAGCTCGGCGCTACGAACCGGAACGGATGA
- a CDS encoding response regulator transcription factor, with protein MSGSARTTVLLVDSHPISRTGLRTILEDFPDIQVVGEAADGTTAAARYPKLRPDVVVINSHTETDAADAVRRVGALAVPRPSGRGTPTMLVLIDDVASAAERVPLPGAKGLLSSRSSPQELAAAVRIMATGRSLLMPTARPDARSSPLAQLTDREIEVFRLLTRGYTNAEISAELTLSQSTVKSHVQRAMEKLGLRNRVHAVIFAYEENIIRSGS; from the coding sequence ATGTCAGGCTCGGCTCGCACCACGGTCCTGCTCGTCGATTCGCACCCCATTTCGCGCACCGGGCTGCGCACCATTCTCGAGGACTTTCCCGATATCCAGGTGGTCGGCGAGGCGGCGGACGGCACGACGGCGGCCGCCCGGTATCCGAAGCTGCGGCCGGATGTGGTGGTCATCAATTCCCACACGGAGACCGACGCGGCGGACGCCGTCCGCCGCGTCGGTGCGCTGGCCGTCCCCCGGCCGTCAGGCCGGGGGACGCCGACCATGCTGGTCCTGATCGACGATGTGGCCTCGGCGGCGGAGCGGGTCCCGCTGCCGGGGGCCAAGGGCCTGCTCTCCAGCCGCAGCAGTCCGCAGGAACTGGCCGCCGCGGTCCGCATCATGGCCACCGGGCGGTCGCTGCTCATGCCCACGGCCCGTCCTGATGCCCGCAGTTCCCCGCTGGCACAGCTCACGGACCGGGAGATCGAGGTGTTCCGGCTCCTCACCCGCGGATACACGAACGCCGAGATCTCCGCGGAACTGACGCTGAGCCAGAGCACCGTCAAGTCCCATGTCCAAAGAGCGATGGAGAAACTGGGATTGCGCAACCGTGTGCACGCGGTCATCTTCGCCTACGAGGAGAACATCATCCGTTCCGGTTCGTAG
- a CDS encoding methyltransferase has protein sequence MTTREPGCAGRPGALDDPYDVMFVGWSFVRSGLLSAALELGVFTALAERPLGGAELSARLGLHPRAARDFLDALAAIGLLCRVDGRYGNSPAAARHLLPDRDGFLGGFLRMTGDLMGGGPQALTGLLRTGDARGQNAAGEVPFTRIFHDPERLRLFLSAMDAFSSAVAEGLCASLDWSAHRTFSDIGGARGNLAARLAAAHPWLTGTVLDRPAMRAPFEDLVAERGVGDRLAFVGGDFFVDDLPRADVLILGGVLHDWPDERRLELLRRAHAAVADGGCLVVYDTMLDDERSRPESLLLSLVMMTQSAQASGFSAAQCREWVARAGFTVRRTVSLPALTTALVAGKD, from the coding sequence ATGACCACACGGGAACCGGGCTGCGCCGGCCGGCCGGGGGCGCTCGACGACCCCTATGACGTGATGTTCGTCGGGTGGTCGTTCGTCCGGAGCGGGCTGCTGAGCGCCGCGCTGGAGCTGGGCGTGTTCACCGCCCTGGCCGAGCGGCCGCTCGGTGGCGCGGAGCTGTCCGCCCGGCTCGGTCTGCATCCGCGTGCCGCCCGGGACTTCCTCGACGCGCTGGCCGCGATCGGGCTGCTGTGCCGGGTGGACGGGCGGTACGGCAACAGCCCGGCCGCGGCCCGGCATCTGCTGCCGGACCGGGACGGTTTCCTGGGCGGCTTCCTGCGGATGACCGGCGACCTGATGGGCGGCGGCCCGCAGGCGCTGACCGGGCTGCTGCGCACCGGAGACGCCCGCGGTCAGAACGCGGCCGGCGAGGTGCCGTTCACCCGGATCTTCCACGATCCGGAGCGGCTGCGGCTGTTCCTGTCGGCCATGGACGCCTTCAGCTCGGCGGTCGCCGAGGGGCTGTGCGCGTCCCTGGACTGGTCCGCCCACCGCACCTTCAGCGACATCGGCGGAGCGCGCGGCAACCTGGCCGCGCGCCTGGCCGCCGCCCATCCGTGGCTGACCGGCACGGTGCTCGACCGTCCTGCGATGCGGGCGCCCTTCGAGGACCTGGTGGCCGAGCGGGGCGTGGGTGACCGGCTGGCGTTCGTGGGCGGGGACTTCTTCGTGGACGATCTGCCCCGGGCGGACGTGCTGATCCTCGGCGGCGTGCTGCACGACTGGCCGGACGAGCGGCGGCTGGAGCTGCTGCGCCGGGCGCACGCCGCGGTGGCCGACGGCGGCTGCCTCGTCGTCTACGACACGATGCTCGACGATGAGCGGTCACGGCCCGAGTCCCTGCTGCTCAGCCTCGTCATGATGACCCAGTCCGCGCAGGCGAGCGGCTTCTCGGCGGCCCAGTGCCGGGAGTGGGTGGCGCGGGCCGGGTTCACCGTGCGGCGGACCGTCTCCCTGCCCGCGCTCACCACCGCGCTGGTCGCCGGCAAGGACTGA
- a CDS encoding acyltransferase family protein has protein sequence MTSSASRPKSPPAAAAAAPAALPGTRLDSLTGLRWIAAFAVFLNHLTTLLPLPHTDAVFALGASGVTFFFVLSGFVLTWTRLEGDRAGAFYGRRFARIWPVLAVGALLPLVLQLPGVPDGETGDVVLMAVSAVLLLQAWVPGWILGGTSPVTWSLACEAFFYALFPFVGRFTLRRSLRWLAGAAVALVLIGWGIRVWLWEAYPPQARPAFTGMDGLIFGVYSPIARVWEFLLGVVAAAAVRKGWRSPLGTGAATTVLAAGLLVLWLLRDETWRAFVVYDALGQVTAPLYALMVVAVAQRDLSGRSSWLGTRPMVFLGEWSYAFYLLHFTVLFEIASAVFDRNSVIEFYLRPVGASWSNAGWALLALGVTTALCALLHRFYERPLELRLRARLGRRDAPRVESAGVPARGNAA, from the coding sequence ATGACTTCATCCGCCTCACGGCCGAAATCCCCGCCGGCTGCGGCCGCCGCCGCGCCCGCGGCCCTGCCGGGCACCCGGCTGGACTCGCTGACCGGCCTGCGCTGGATCGCGGCGTTCGCCGTCTTCCTCAACCACCTCACCACCCTGCTGCCGCTGCCGCACACCGATGCCGTGTTCGCGCTGGGCGCCTCCGGGGTCACCTTCTTCTTCGTGCTCTCCGGCTTCGTGTTGACCTGGACCCGCCTCGAAGGCGACCGGGCCGGCGCCTTCTACGGGCGCCGCTTCGCCCGGATCTGGCCGGTGCTCGCGGTGGGCGCGCTGCTGCCGCTCGTGCTGCAGCTGCCCGGCGTGCCGGACGGCGAGACCGGCGATGTCGTCCTGATGGCGGTCTCCGCCGTACTGCTCCTCCAGGCGTGGGTGCCCGGCTGGATCCTCGGCGGGACCAGCCCGGTGACCTGGTCCCTGGCCTGCGAGGCGTTCTTCTACGCGCTCTTCCCCTTCGTCGGCCGGTTCACCCTGCGCCGTTCGCTGCGCTGGCTGGCCGGGGCGGCCGTGGCGCTGGTGCTGATCGGCTGGGGCATCAGGGTCTGGCTCTGGGAGGCGTACCCGCCGCAGGCGCGGCCCGCGTTCACCGGCATGGACGGGCTCATCTTCGGGGTGTACTCCCCGATCGCCCGCGTCTGGGAGTTCCTGCTCGGTGTGGTGGCCGCGGCGGCCGTCCGCAAGGGCTGGCGCTCGCCGCTGGGCACCGGGGCCGCCACCACGGTGCTGGCGGCGGGGCTGCTGGTGCTCTGGCTGCTGCGCGACGAGACGTGGCGTGCCTTCGTGGTGTACGACGCGCTGGGCCAGGTGACCGCGCCGCTGTACGCCCTGATGGTGGTCGCGGTGGCGCAGCGGGACTTGTCCGGCCGGTCCTCGTGGCTGGGCACACGGCCCATGGTCTTCCTCGGCGAATGGTCGTACGCGTTCTACCTGCTGCACTTCACCGTGCTGTTCGAGATCGCGTCGGCCGTCTTCGACCGGAACAGCGTCATCGAGTTCTACCTGAGGCCGGTCGGGGCGAGCTGGTCGAACGCCGGCTGGGCGCTGCTCGCCCTCGGTGTCACCACGGCGCTGTGCGCCCTCCTCCACCGGTTCTACGAGCGTCCGCTGGAACTGCGGCTGCGGGCCCGGCTCGGACGCAGGGACGCGCCGCGGGTCGAGTCCGCGGGTGTGCCGGCACGGGGGAACGCGGCGTGA
- a CDS encoding SDR family NAD(P)-dependent oxidoreductase codes for MREFPYSTAMVTGASSGIGEGFARRLAAAGVDVVLVARRAGRLGELAAELESAHGVRAEVLAADLTDEEQLATVQKRLTDPAHPVELLVNNAGSSGSGAFAELPAERELHTAVLNAVVPLRLTRACLPGMIARGAGGVVNVSSLVAVLPKPRSATYAASKAFLSSLGESLAMEVERHGVHVTTVHTGLTRSEFHQAAGVPADTLPKIDWLTPDQVARAGLEAVAAGRPSVVPGLAYRVRLPLMRAMPRSVVRALVRRVHRA; via the coding sequence ATGCGGGAATTCCCTTACAGCACGGCGATGGTGACCGGTGCGTCGAGCGGAATCGGCGAGGGATTCGCGCGCCGGCTCGCGGCGGCGGGCGTGGACGTCGTGCTCGTCGCACGTCGCGCCGGCCGGCTCGGGGAACTCGCCGCGGAGCTGGAGTCCGCGCACGGCGTCCGGGCCGAGGTGCTGGCGGCCGACCTCACCGACGAGGAGCAGCTCGCGACGGTGCAGAAGCGGCTCACCGATCCGGCGCACCCCGTCGAACTGCTCGTGAACAACGCCGGATCGAGCGGCTCCGGGGCGTTCGCGGAGCTGCCCGCCGAACGGGAACTGCACACCGCGGTGCTCAACGCCGTGGTGCCGCTGCGCCTGACCCGCGCCTGCCTGCCCGGCATGATCGCCCGGGGCGCCGGGGGCGTGGTGAACGTGTCCTCGCTCGTCGCCGTGCTGCCCAAACCGCGCTCCGCGACCTACGCCGCGTCCAAGGCGTTCCTCTCCTCGCTGGGGGAGAGCCTGGCCATGGAGGTCGAGCGGCACGGCGTCCACGTCACCACCGTGCACACCGGCCTGACCCGTTCCGAGTTCCACCAGGCGGCCGGGGTGCCCGCCGACACCCTCCCGAAGATCGACTGGCTGACACCGGACCAGGTGGCGCGGGCCGGCCTGGAGGCCGTGGCGGCCGGGCGGCCGTCCGTGGTCCCCGGCCTCGCCTACCGCGTCCGGCTGCCGCTGATGCGGGCCATGCCGCGCTCCGTCGTGCGCGCCCTGGTCCGCCGCGTCCACCGCGCGTGA